The proteins below are encoded in one region of Aequorivita iocasae:
- a CDS encoding 3-hydroxyanthranilate 3,4-dioxygenase: MAIKKPFNLNKWIEENRDLLKPPVGNKNLYVESDDYIVMIVAGPNARKDYHYNETEELFYQLEGNIQVAIQENGEKKVMELGPGDMYLHPAKVPHSPGRSAGSIGLVIERKRTDLEGKDGLLWFCDNCNNKLYEVYFPLSNIETDFLKHFKHFYGSKELRTCDKCGTVMEADPRFTQD; this comes from the coding sequence ATGGCTATTAAGAAACCTTTCAACCTCAATAAATGGATTGAGGAAAACCGCGACCTGCTGAAACCACCAGTGGGCAATAAGAATTTATACGTTGAATCTGACGATTATATCGTAATGATAGTCGCAGGTCCCAATGCCCGAAAGGATTATCACTACAACGAAACCGAGGAGCTTTTTTATCAACTTGAAGGAAATATTCAGGTTGCAATACAGGAAAATGGCGAGAAAAAAGTGATGGAACTTGGTCCTGGCGATATGTATCTCCATCCCGCAAAAGTTCCGCATTCGCCCGGCAGAAGTGCTGGCTCAATCGGTTTGGTCATTGAAAGGAAACGCACAGACCTTGAAGGAAAAGACGGCTTGCTCTGGTTTTGCGACAATTGCAACAATAAATTATATGAAGTTTACTTCCCGCTAAGCAATATTGAAACTGATTTTCTAAAACACTTCAAGCATTTCTACGGAAGCAAAGAGTTGCGAACTTGTGACAAATGCGGAACGGTGATGGAAGCCGACCCTCGTTTCACACAAGATTAA
- the amaB gene encoding L-piperidine-6-carboxylate dehydrogenase has translation MQATTTSFGIEEALEQLGIKDVNQGTSTGNEWFSNGEEISSFSPVDGQLIAKVSTTSKEDYEKVMQSATSAFKDWRLKPAPQRGEIVRQFGEELRRLKEPLGKLVSYEMGKSYQEGLGEVQEMIDICDFAVGLSRQLHGLTMHSERPGHRMYEQYHPLGVVGIISAFNFPVAVWAWNTALAWICGDVCVWKPSEKTPLCGIACQKIAAKVFADNNLPEGISCLINGDYKVGEMMTNDKRVPLVSATGSIRMGKIVAQAVAGRLGKSLLELGGNNAIIVTPDADIKMTVIGAVFGAVGTAGQRCTSTRRLIIHDSIYDKVKDAVVDAYKQLRIGNPLDEKNHVGPLIDKDAVKMYNQALEKVVAEGGNIIVEGGVLEGEGYESGCYVKPAIAEAENSFEIVQHETFAPVLYLMKYSGEVENAIELQNGVVQGLSSAIMTNNLREAERFLSHAGSDCGIANVNIGTSGAEIGGAFGGEKETGGGRESGSDAWKVYMRRQTNTINYTTELPLAQGIKFDL, from the coding sequence ATGCAAGCAACAACCACTTCCTTCGGTATCGAAGAAGCATTGGAACAATTAGGAATTAAGGATGTAAACCAGGGAACTTCCACTGGAAACGAATGGTTTTCAAACGGTGAGGAAATTTCATCTTTTTCACCCGTTGATGGCCAACTCATTGCAAAAGTGAGTACCACTTCCAAAGAAGATTACGAAAAAGTAATGCAAAGTGCAACTTCAGCATTTAAAGACTGGAGACTCAAACCAGCTCCTCAGCGTGGTGAAATTGTACGCCAATTCGGGGAGGAGTTGCGAAGACTAAAAGAACCACTTGGAAAATTAGTTTCTTATGAAATGGGGAAAAGCTATCAAGAAGGTCTCGGTGAAGTGCAGGAAATGATTGATATATGCGACTTTGCAGTAGGTCTCTCCCGCCAACTTCACGGCTTGACGATGCACAGCGAACGCCCCGGCCACAGAATGTATGAGCAATATCATCCGCTTGGCGTGGTTGGAATTATTTCAGCCTTTAACTTTCCGGTAGCCGTTTGGGCTTGGAACACTGCCCTGGCGTGGATTTGCGGTGATGTGTGTGTTTGGAAGCCTTCGGAAAAAACTCCACTTTGTGGAATAGCTTGCCAAAAAATAGCTGCAAAAGTATTTGCTGATAACAATTTGCCTGAAGGTATTTCATGTCTAATCAATGGCGATTATAAAGTTGGTGAAATGATGACGAATGATAAGCGTGTACCTTTGGTATCAGCAACGGGTTCCATCAGAATGGGGAAAATTGTTGCCCAAGCCGTTGCGGGACGTTTAGGAAAATCATTGCTAGAACTTGGAGGAAACAATGCCATTATCGTAACTCCGGATGCAGATATAAAAATGACCGTTATCGGCGCTGTTTTTGGTGCTGTGGGAACTGCAGGACAACGTTGTACCTCAACCCGAAGATTGATAATTCACGATAGTATTTATGACAAAGTGAAAGATGCCGTGGTTGATGCCTATAAGCAACTTCGCATCGGAAATCCATTGGACGAAAAGAATCATGTTGGTCCACTTATTGACAAAGATGCGGTAAAAATGTACAATCAAGCGCTTGAAAAAGTCGTTGCCGAAGGCGGAAATATTATTGTTGAAGGCGGCGTACTGGAAGGTGAAGGTTATGAAAGTGGTTGCTATGTAAAACCAGCAATTGCCGAAGCAGAAAACAGTTTTGAAATTGTACAGCACGAAACTTTCGCTCCTGTTTTATATTTAATGAAATACAGCGGCGAGGTTGAAAATGCAATCGAACTTCAAAATGGAGTGGTTCAAGGATTATCCTCTGCAATTATGACCAACAACCTTCGCGAAGCAGAACGTTTTCTTTCGCACGCTGGTAGCGATTGTGGAATTGCAAACGTAAACATCGGAACCAGCGGTGCTGAAATTGGCGGTGCTTTTGGCGGTGAAAAGGAAACAGGTGGCGGCCGCGAAAGCGGAAGCGATGCCTGGAAAGTATATATGCGCAGACAGACAAATACAATAAACTATACCACTGAGCTTCCATTGGCTCAGGGAATTAAGTTTGATTTGTAG
- a CDS encoding acyl-ACP desaturase: MALKNIRLEVMQTVEKKIDSYIDQYLIPVDEIWQPTDLLPNFQKENYMDEVIQIREEAKELGYDFWIVLVGDMVTEEALPTYESWLMDMEGVDQHGRNGWSKWIRHWTGEENRHGDALNKYLYLSGRVNMKEVEKTTQHLINDGFEVGTGRDPYRNFIYTSFQELATNISHNRVGKIAKKKGNKMLAKMCNIIAGDEMRHHLAYREFVKTIFEYDASEMMIAFQDMMQKKIIMPAQNLRQSGGKMASAFDDFSNAAQRLGVYTTFDYIDILEKLNAHWEISKINGLTDEAEKARDYLLKLPSRMMRIAERIKIPQDANRFKWVEPNGIV, translated from the coding sequence ATGGCACTCAAAAATATCCGTTTGGAAGTAATGCAAACTGTTGAAAAGAAAATTGACAGTTATATTGACCAATATTTAATTCCCGTTGATGAAATATGGCAACCCACCGATCTATTACCTAATTTCCAAAAGGAAAATTATATGGATGAGGTTATCCAAATCCGCGAAGAGGCCAAAGAATTGGGCTACGATTTCTGGATCGTTTTGGTGGGCGATATGGTTACGGAAGAAGCACTGCCAACTTACGAAAGTTGGTTGATGGATATGGAAGGTGTGGACCAGCACGGCCGAAACGGCTGGAGCAAATGGATACGCCATTGGACCGGCGAGGAAAACCGGCACGGAGACGCACTCAATAAATATCTTTATTTATCCGGAAGGGTAAATATGAAGGAAGTTGAAAAAACCACCCAACATTTAATTAACGACGGTTTTGAAGTGGGGACGGGTCGCGATCCCTACCGAAATTTTATTTATACCAGTTTTCAAGAATTGGCGACGAATATTTCGCACAATCGCGTTGGAAAAATTGCAAAAAAGAAAGGCAATAAAATGCTTGCGAAAATGTGCAATATTATTGCCGGTGATGAAATGCGACACCATTTGGCCTATCGTGAATTCGTAAAAACCATTTTTGAATATGACGCTAGCGAAATGATGATTGCGTTTCAGGATATGATGCAGAAAAAAATAATTATGCCTGCCCAAAATCTTCGCCAAAGCGGTGGGAAAATGGCTTCAGCATTTGATGATTTCAGTAACGCAGCACAGCGTTTGGGCGTTTACACCACTTTTGATTATATCGATATTCTTGAAAAATTGAATGCGCATTGGGAAATTTCAAAAATAAATGGCTTGACCGATGAAGCTGAAAAGGCACGTGATTATCTTCTAAAATTGCCCTCGCGAATGATGCGTATTGCCGAACGAATAAAAATTCCTCAGGATGCCAACCGCTTTAAATGGGTTGAACCGAATGGGATTGTATAA
- a CDS encoding DUF4382 domain-containing protein, whose amino-acid sequence MKSLLKLSLIAFLFIGFASCSSDDDSNTNEGKAKLSIRLTDAPGDYENVFVDVQEVVIKYNNGQEDLNLGINAGIYDLLELTAGVNVLLFNDEVPAGSISQIRLVLGEQNNIVVDGQTLPLATPSAQQSGLKIQVNETLEAGILYEFMLDFDVDKSIVSQGNGDYSLKPVIRATTVAESGAISGTIVPPGIVTMITAVSGTTEISTYANPLGEFLLSGVPDGTYTVTAQADVNLGIPPVVIENVTVVQGEVTAIGEINLEP is encoded by the coding sequence ATGAAATCCCTATTAAAATTAAGTTTAATTGCATTTTTATTTATTGGTTTTGCATCCTGCAGTAGCGATGATGATTCCAATACGAATGAAGGTAAAGCCAAATTGTCAATAAGGTTGACAGATGCTCCTGGTGATTATGAGAACGTATTTGTAGATGTTCAAGAGGTTGTTATTAAATACAACAATGGCCAAGAAGACCTGAATTTAGGAATAAACGCAGGCATTTATGATCTTTTGGAATTAACCGCCGGTGTTAATGTATTACTATTTAATGATGAAGTTCCCGCAGGTAGTATCAGCCAAATACGTCTAGTTCTGGGAGAACAAAATAACATTGTCGTAGATGGGCAAACATTGCCGCTAGCAACTCCAAGTGCACAACAATCCGGATTAAAAATTCAGGTAAATGAAACACTTGAGGCAGGAATTTTATATGAGTTTATGCTCGATTTTGATGTAGATAAATCAATCGTATCACAAGGTAACGGAGATTACAGTCTAAAACCGGTTATTAGAGCAACAACGGTTGCTGAAAGCGGCGCAATTTCAGGCACTATTGTTCCTCCCGGAATTGTAACAATGATCACTGCGGTTAGTGGAACTACAGAAATTTCAACTTACGCAAACCCTTTAGGTGAATTTTTGTTAAGTGGCGTTCCAGATGGAACTTATACAGTTACTGCCCAAGCAGATGTAAATTTGGGAATTCCACCGGTAGTAATTGAAAATGTAACCGTTGTTCAAGGCGAGGTTACCGCGATAGGCGAAATTAATTTGGAGCCATAA
- a CDS encoding ATP-binding protein, with translation MINKRLLIKNLLAHNDESSFYDKKRKIDLGTKEGKAKFLKHICALSNSNPANNSFIVIGVEDETNEIRGVDFFDDSKIQNLVNAYLTNAPLIIYENVAFPNLPSDKVVGLVTIRPNGKITSLRKNIWKYWGGSIFLRDGSISMPKDFDIEIKDVNSEIVRSIENAAKNNIELTLDGVMDFINHRHKDLESHYKVFKEQFVVCWAGTPKKLKDKTYYSRVDIELINEQVRLFYSALDEISITYNDDYFKTVEYVHLGLNEQFKYYPLEEVTIHFKENGSYNMDSKLIFEPPQFNKKTLFHIYNANNAILEKLKKNIPLNASEEKDLRNLPSTYLICYLNDFDDAKEKLQDAKEFLRDYDMEAYQLLKESLRILRKVSYN, from the coding sequence ATGATCAACAAACGTCTTTTAATCAAAAACCTGCTCGCCCATAATGACGAGAGCAGTTTCTATGATAAAAAGCGAAAAATTGACCTCGGCACGAAAGAAGGAAAAGCAAAATTCCTGAAACACATTTGCGCGCTCAGCAATAGCAATCCGGCAAATAATTCCTTTATCGTTATTGGCGTTGAGGATGAAACCAACGAGATTCGGGGTGTGGATTTTTTTGACGACAGCAAAATCCAAAACCTCGTAAATGCGTATCTTACCAATGCGCCACTGATTATTTATGAAAACGTCGCATTTCCAAATCTGCCTTCAGATAAAGTGGTGGGCTTGGTAACCATTCGGCCCAACGGGAAAATAACTTCGCTTCGCAAAAACATTTGGAAATATTGGGGTGGCTCCATTTTTCTTCGCGATGGCAGTATTTCGATGCCGAAGGATTTCGACATCGAGATAAAAGATGTGAATTCAGAAATCGTAAGATCCATTGAAAATGCCGCCAAGAATAATATTGAACTCACTCTGGACGGGGTGATGGATTTCATTAACCATCGCCACAAAGATTTGGAAAGCCACTACAAGGTTTTTAAGGAACAATTTGTGGTCTGTTGGGCTGGAACTCCAAAAAAGCTGAAAGACAAAACCTATTATTCACGGGTGGACATCGAATTGATAAACGAACAGGTTCGACTTTTTTATTCGGCTTTGGATGAAATAAGCATTACATATAATGATGATTATTTTAAAACCGTAGAGTATGTTCATTTGGGATTGAATGAACAATTTAAATATTATCCTTTGGAAGAAGTGACCATTCATTTCAAAGAAAACGGTTCGTATAATATGGATTCCAAACTCATTTTTGAGCCTCCGCAATTCAATAAAAAGACACTTTTTCACATTTATAATGCGAACAATGCAATTTTGGAAAAGCTGAAAAAGAATATTCCGCTGAACGCTTCCGAAGAAAAAGATTTGCGAAATCTACCCTCAACCTACCTAATCTGTTATTTAAACGATTTTGATGATGCGAAGGAAAAATTGCAGGATGCTAAAGAGTTTTTAAGAGATTATGATATGGAAGCGTACCAACTTTTAAAAGAATCGTTGCGCATTTTGAGAAAAGTTAGTTATAATTAA
- a CDS encoding CAP domain-containing protein: MNLLKSNLLAMALLCLVITSCSKEDSVEVEATKYDIDLTLAQRNDSQMSAEILSLVNDHRASLGLSVLKMDSQYASAFAVDHTEYMIEKEQINHDNFGYRSEGIKYHDNAEVVGENVAYGYDTAEAVVNAWLNSPGHKAIIEGNYTHTGFGVMKCAKGRSYFTQLFYRK, from the coding sequence ATGAACCTACTAAAAAGCAACCTACTTGCAATGGCATTGTTATGCCTAGTGATTACCTCTTGTTCAAAAGAGGATTCTGTTGAAGTTGAAGCCACTAAATACGACATTGATTTAACTTTGGCTCAAAGAAATGACAGCCAAATGTCAGCTGAAATCTTAAGTTTAGTAAATGATCATCGTGCGTCCTTAGGCCTTTCTGTGCTCAAAATGGACTCCCAATACGCTTCTGCATTCGCTGTAGATCATACTGAATATATGATTGAAAAAGAACAGATAAATCACGACAATTTCGGGTACCGTTCAGAAGGAATTAAATATCATGACAATGCCGAAGTGGTAGGGGAAAACGTAGCTTATGGCTACGATACTGCTGAAGCCGTTGTAAATGCCTGGCTAAACAGCCCAGGGCACAAAGCAATCATAGAAGGTAATTATACACATACCGGATTTGGAGTAATGAAATGTGCCAAAGGCCGAAGCTACTTCACTCAGCTATTTTATAGAAAGTAA
- a CDS encoding isoaspartyl peptidase/L-asparaginase family protein — protein MVKNLTFLIAIFLCFGCKNEEKHSSAAIHTSKNTIINEENFGIVIHGGAGTILKENMSDSLETAYKAKLKEAISTGYDILKNGGTSLEAVTHTINIMENSPLFNAGKGAVFTHDESNELDASIMDGATLNAGAVAGVKHIKNPIDLARDVMQKSEHVMLYGAGAEAFAQSLNYKMMDTSYFYTQNRYESLQRVLEREIAQNENKISFEDSYLKNSKFGTVGCAALDKHGNLAAGTSTGGMTNKRWNRIGDAPIIGAGTYANNATCAVSSTGWGEYFIRSVVAYDISALMEYKGMSLQDAAREVIQKKVPELGGDGGIVAIDKDGNVAMEFNTAGMYRATMNSKGELIIKIYKEE, from the coding sequence ATGGTAAAAAATTTAACATTTTTAATCGCTATTTTTTTGTGTTTTGGATGCAAAAACGAAGAAAAACATAGTTCAGCTGCCATACATACTTCTAAAAATACAATAATAAATGAAGAAAACTTCGGAATCGTCATTCATGGGGGAGCCGGAACCATTCTTAAAGAAAATATGAGCGATTCCTTGGAAACAGCATATAAAGCGAAACTTAAGGAAGCTATTTCCACTGGTTATGACATCTTGAAAAACGGCGGAACTTCTTTAGAGGCCGTTACCCATACTATTAATATAATGGAAAACTCACCTTTATTCAACGCGGGAAAGGGCGCGGTCTTTACACATGATGAGTCGAATGAGCTGGATGCCTCAATAATGGATGGCGCTACCTTGAATGCTGGAGCTGTCGCAGGAGTAAAACACATTAAAAACCCAATAGATTTAGCCCGGGATGTAATGCAAAAAAGCGAACATGTAATGCTGTATGGTGCCGGTGCGGAAGCATTTGCTCAAAGTTTGAATTATAAAATGATGGATACCTCCTATTTCTACACCCAGAACAGATATGAGTCGCTACAAAGAGTTTTGGAAAGGGAAATAGCCCAAAATGAAAACAAGATTTCTTTTGAAGATTCTTATTTAAAAAACTCAAAATTCGGGACCGTGGGTTGTGCAGCCTTGGACAAACATGGAAATCTGGCAGCAGGAACCTCAACTGGAGGAATGACAAACAAACGCTGGAACCGCATTGGCGATGCACCAATTATTGGTGCTGGAACCTATGCTAATAACGCAACATGTGCAGTTTCTTCAACGGGTTGGGGAGAATATTTTATCAGATCTGTTGTGGCCTATGATATTTCAGCTTTGATGGAATATAAAGGAATGAGTTTGCAAGATGCTGCAAGAGAAGTCATTCAGAAAAAAGTACCTGAACTTGGCGGCGATGGCGGTATTGTTGCCATAGACAAGGACGGAAATGTGGCAATGGAATTCAACACTGCGGGAATGTATCGCGCCACTATGAATTCAAAAGGTGAGTTGATTATTAAAATCTACAAAGAAGAATAA
- a CDS encoding SDR family NAD(P)-dependent oxidoreductase, with product MKNQTALITGATSGIGMATAMLFAQNGVRLILCGRRENRLKKLLEDLFTLTEVYTLCFDVRNKEEVFKAIGSLPNSFSEINILINNAGNAHGMDTIDEGNTDDWDAMLDINVKGLLYVSKAIIPKMIEKKSGHIINIGSTAGKEVYPKGNVYCASKHAVDAINQGMRLDLNGKGIKVGAINPGLVETEFSKVRFKGDSERAEKVYKGYKPLKPEDIADIIWFAITRPPHVNIADLTVMCLDQASSTIVNKS from the coding sequence ATGAAAAACCAAACAGCATTAATAACCGGAGCAACTTCCGGAATAGGGATGGCAACAGCAATGCTTTTCGCCCAAAATGGGGTGAGATTAATTCTTTGCGGAAGAAGAGAAAACCGGTTGAAAAAACTTTTGGAAGATCTTTTTACATTAACAGAAGTATATACTTTGTGTTTTGACGTTCGAAATAAAGAAGAAGTTTTTAAAGCCATAGGATCACTTCCCAACAGCTTTTCTGAAATAAATATTTTAATAAATAACGCCGGCAACGCCCACGGCATGGATACCATTGACGAAGGGAATACGGATGACTGGGACGCAATGTTGGATATAAATGTGAAAGGGTTACTGTATGTTAGCAAAGCAATTATTCCAAAAATGATTGAAAAGAAAAGCGGCCACATTATAAATATTGGCAGCACTGCGGGCAAAGAAGTTTATCCAAAAGGCAACGTTTATTGCGCGAGTAAACATGCCGTGGACGCGATAAACCAAGGCATGCGATTAGATTTGAACGGCAAAGGAATAAAAGTGGGCGCAATAAACCCCGGATTGGTTGAAACGGAATTTAGTAAGGTACGATTTAAAGGTGATTCTGAAAGAGCTGAAAAAGTCTATAAAGGTTATAAACCATTAAAACCTGAGGATATTGCAGACATTATTTGGTTTGCCATAACCCGTCCCCCACACGTAAATATTGCAGATTTGACGGTTATGTGTCTCGATCAGGCATCTTCTACAATTGTGAATAAGTCATGA
- a CDS encoding metallophosphoesterase family protein, whose product MMKTVVIGDIHGGFRALKQVLETTNLPKNTRYIFVGDYVDGWSESAEVVSYLIDFSKKNDCIFIRGNHDELLYKFLKFGERNPMWLSQGGESSVESYSKISEKEKKKHLKFFENLVNYHVDSENRLFVHAGFTNQHGPQSEYYPNMVYWDRTLWEMVCSMDPSISGEDDKYPKRLKLFKEIYIGHTPVTRIGFEKPANFANVWNVDTGAAFKGKISMLDVDSNEIWQSEPVFKLYPNENGRN is encoded by the coding sequence ATTATGAAAACAGTTGTAATTGGTGATATTCATGGAGGTTTTAGAGCTCTAAAACAAGTATTGGAAACAACAAATCTTCCGAAGAATACAAGGTATATTTTCGTGGGCGATTATGTGGACGGCTGGAGCGAATCTGCCGAAGTGGTTTCTTATTTAATTGATTTTTCGAAAAAAAATGATTGCATTTTCATTCGCGGAAATCACGACGAATTGCTTTATAAATTTTTAAAATTCGGTGAAAGAAACCCGATGTGGCTCAGTCAGGGAGGGGAGAGTAGCGTGGAAAGCTATTCGAAAATTTCCGAAAAGGAAAAGAAAAAGCATCTCAAATTTTTTGAAAATTTGGTGAACTATCACGTAGATTCCGAAAACAGACTTTTCGTCCATGCAGGTTTTACCAATCAGCATGGGCCACAAAGTGAGTATTACCCAAACATGGTCTATTGGGACCGAACCCTTTGGGAAATGGTCTGCTCGATGGACCCCTCCATTTCCGGAGAAGACGATAAATACCCAAAACGGCTAAAACTTTTTAAAGAAATTTATATTGGGCACACACCAGTAACCCGTATAGGGTTTGAGAAACCCGCTAATTTCGCCAATGTTTGGAATGTGGATACGGGCGCTGCTTTCAAAGGGAAAATTTCGATGCTTGATGTGGATTCAAATGAAATTTGGCAGAGCGAACCTGTTTTTAAGCTGTATCCAAATGAAAATGGCAGGAATTAA
- a CDS encoding antibiotic biosynthesis monooxygenase family protein, translated as MEPYYAVIFTSRQTKNIEGYSEMSDLMETLAKQQPGFLGMESARNEVGITVSYWQNLENIKNWKANLDHLTAQQKGRKQWYSYYKVRICKVEREYEFER; from the coding sequence ATGGAACCTTATTACGCCGTAATCTTTACTTCACGTCAAACCAAAAATATTGAAGGTTATTCTGAAATGTCAGATTTAATGGAAACTTTGGCAAAACAACAACCCGGATTTTTAGGTATGGAAAGTGCGCGAAACGAAGTTGGCATTACCGTAAGCTATTGGCAAAACCTTGAAAACATTAAAAACTGGAAAGCGAATCTTGATCATTTAACTGCGCAGCAAAAAGGTCGGAAACAATGGTATTCTTATTATAAAGTGCGGATTTGTAAAGTAGAAAGGGAGTATGAGTTTGAACGTTGA